Within Polyodon spathula isolate WHYD16114869_AA unplaced genomic scaffold, ASM1765450v1 scaffolds_674, whole genome shotgun sequence, the genomic segment TTAAAGTGATCCCTTGCGCACTTCAGGGCAGGGGCTGCGACTCTTACCTGCCCCTGCTGCGGCTGTGTGATAATAATCTGCCCCTGCTGGAGGGTGGCTGTGGCGCCGGTGTTCTGTTGCCCCTGCTGTTGCCCCTGGACCTGCACAGCACCTGGCTGCTGTGCCAACGTGAAGTAATACTGGACGGGCTCTGCGGGCGCGACTGACTGGCGCACTTCTTCCTACAGATGCAAACCAAACAAGTTGTAAGTTTATTTACTTAACTGTACGAGatatagatcgatagatagatagatagatagctatagATAGATGTGTgttagagagagagacactgtgtgtgtctgtgtatataaagcaaaacaaactaAACCATTGTTCCTGTTAACTGTTCATATGTTCTTTCTTAGTAGTTTAGAAGTAGCaacatttttactttattacatCAGAAACAATCAAAACGATCTCTTGATGCAACTGCTGTAGCCGGTTCCTGTCTCGGGAGCACATAGCCAGTTTCCTGCGGCACCTAGAAGTAAGTTATCTTGTATTCCAGTTGTTGGTGGACTGCCGATCAGTCTGCGGAAGAGAGAGTAAACATCCCTCTCCCAGCTCCCAGGCACACAGCTGAGAGTGTAGGATGTTTACACTCCCTACAGCACAGCATCTCCCACTTGGGTGGGGAAATCAATTCCACAGGATCCGATGTGCTGCGATACTCATGCCTCACTGGACTGGCTAGCGTCTGCAACTCAAAAACTAACCTTCCCAAAGAATCCCAGCCAACCACTGTCACAGCAGGCTTTGTACTGTAGTTGGCAGTAGGGTGAATTCAAAATTCAATCACTGTCACGATGTGTTTATTGTACTTCTATCTTCGTTCAAAACGGACTCCCCATTCCAGTTTCATTAAATTTGAAGGGATTTGAAGTCTGTACACCTTCCAATAACAGGTAACACCAAGAGGCTCTTGTGTATAGATGGCTCAACACAGGAAGCTGGCAGACTTCTGCAGAGATGCAAGACTTTGTCACCTGAAGATCTTGAACAGGGTCATGCGACAGCCGACCGCTGCAAACATCCGACTGAAAGCCCCTTCAATCTCCTTACAGCTTCCAGTCAAGGATGTTTACAGCGCCCCCAAGCTGCCAGATCACGTATTACCACCAGGTTACCAATGGAAAATCACTATCAATTCTTTAACTTTCTAAGGAAGTGGAAATATGGAAAAATACTGGTGGAACAAAACAGGGATTTCCCCTGTAAATTAAGTAAGTAGAACTCTATGGCTGCTGGTGTACTGGCTGTTCAGTCAATTCAACAGTTAGCAACAGTCTGTAGTCTTGGCAACAGTGTCTTTAAACACAGTCACTATGCATAGATACTGACTGGAAATTGAGGCTATTCACTGTAAGCCTCACATTGTAATAATGTCAAACGCAAGTAGCAtttatcagaaaaataaatagcagGTAATTTACAACCTTTAATTACACTGGTATCATACACACGATTTCTGTACTGTAAATAGCATTTTATATAAATGTCTCATCTTTTAAAACAACCATCTGAATGACTagttatatataaacacacttgTCAGTCAGTAATAAAAGCTAAGGTACAGGCGGGATCAATCTCCTTCACGCATGACAACTGTACACAGCAGCTGAGctgaataaagtaaaaaatgcaaTATGCAATACCTGAACTAAGAAGTAAAAGCTCACAGCATATATTACTGAGCAAAGCTAAAGAAACTTCAGTcaggaaaacaaaaaacgtttttcCAATATATTTAGCATGCACTACTGGTATTTTAGAGCAGCAGAAGAAAGAGGAACAGAACGGGCGCCTCCATTTCTCCTACCTGTCTTTTGGGAGGCTTCAGTTCATCTCTGGGAACGATGTCAATCAAGAAATCAAACTGGTCGAATTTCGTGATGGCCATTGCAATATCGTTCCTCtgaaggagaaagaaagaaaaaaaatcaacaaacagaAATACGCTGCTGTTAACGGCCAAGAAATGAAAACAAGAGAGTCACACTACCAAGTGGCGCCCCCATGTGAATGCCAATTGTTTCGCTTGTGCGTTCATTACTGTGCCCATTGAAGCGTTCCAGAGGAAATTACAACACTGCATGCTTTAAAAGATAAAACGGCCTGCACTCGTCTACTGGGTGTAGTGAGCTGCACTGACATTATTACCCTTAAAATAGAGCCCTGTGTCGCATCAAGTCTCCCACTGCCACCCcacaaaatacatgcatttatttttagcaatattcAGGCCACAGCTGCTCACAACTGCAGAGCCTCCAGCTATACAGGACAGCACACTCTTGTGATGAAAAACACAACTACTGTACAAGGTTATGGTTAGCGTTTCCCGAGCAGTAGCAGATCAGACACGGGTTTAAATGACAGAagagcaagaagaagaagaaggagtaGGAGGAGGAGGATTACCTGGAGAGTCCTGCGTTTGTTGTCCTCTGTGTGTATCCATGCTCGTAGCGTCAGCTCTGTGATGAATATCTGAGCAGCTTTAGCAAACAGAACTGGTGCTTCAGCGCTGATCATCTACAATCATGCAGAAATTAATTAagctttctctttctctcacacCTCCACCATTTGAAAGAAACAAGACCacccccccaacaaaaaaaacagcaaataaaacccATGCCATTTCATTATTGTACAAGAGCATAGAGCTGTAGGTGTAGTAGAGTTGGAGAAAGCttagcaaaaacatatttaaccaaaacagattttaaaaatacaatatttatggGTGGGCAATGATATGAAAACTGTATAATATCCAGGTCTTCCGAAACACCAGaacaacataataacacaattatatatatatacataaaactgACATTAACAGAGATTTACATATGAACAGCAATAACTTACTGTAATATAGTGGTGCTCTGCTTCACAACATCCAAGGAGAAAAACAATTTTACTATTCCATGATCAGTCACCTCAAAACCGAAATAACCGAAATATTTCTACACTTCACTGCGCACGGACTCCAGTGTGGCTCATTGTggttgaatcttcagctgctctgccTGTAAAGGCTGTCTCACAACACCTCTAAATTCTGCATtactttgagatgtgttttgctgttttaaaagtacatctcatttacaatacccaaagttcacattttaaaaatacgttAACGATAGCGTAAGAAATCGCTCGGACAAAACGCAATGAACCGCCGACGCATGTGCATATCTCAAAGCAATGCCAATAGTGCtcaatgcagcatgcaaatagcgtttgcTACCTAAACGCCAaccaatggaataaaatggtcaATAATACTTGAGTGTGTGGTGCTTGCCTacgagactgacaatgattggcATGTATAGGGTTTGCTGTGTCttcctataaaataaacttgattatactgtttgtatttttagtattgcgtgaaattattttgtttaatcccATCATATTGCGATGTGGAAATTGTTATCGCTATCGTATCAAAGTACCGACACTGGTGACCACCCCTAATaataatgcattcattaaaaaaagacaatgccCCTTTGTTTGGATTTCTCTCATGACAGATTGAATGGTTTAATACAGAAAGTCAGCAATACTGTACTACCTTTACGTCTTCATCCAGCTTCATGATTTTCTTGATTCGAGCTAATGGAAGCTCTTGAACTCTAAAATCCTTCTGGAACAGAGGGAAGTGACATTAATGAAACTGCGTTTTACACCAGAATAATGACAATGCagaacaatgtaaacaaaaactgCACGACTAACAGAACTAGCAAAGGGACTAAAACAGCAAATAACAGATCTGTTTAAATACATTGAACTCAATATAGCGAAACGCTTTACATACGGTGTGAACAacaacaaagttattttttttttttttttaactacaaagaGAGTCACATTTCAGAAAGTACTACTGTGGTTTTATCCAGGAAAAATGGAGTTTAAACCTTATTAGTCTCGTACAGGTCTCTACAATACATCATGTCTAACAAAGTTAATGTTCGCTTTCCCTCCCTTAATGGAAAACTCTAAGTGTGGAAAGCGCTCTCCCTTTAAGGTGAAACTAATGTCAAGCCACATCACAGATGCATTTGGGTCACGATGTGCAACAAAAAATCTCAGTAAACAAAATACATGCAATTCACAGCGTCTTAATCACAAGCCACTGCTACTGTGACATTCCCCAAATCCAATCCAAAAGCAGGTACTGCTTCTGCAAAGCCTGTTCCTTCAATGAATGCTGTTTAACAATTACTTGTatccttgtttttttcttttctgtctctTTTTTATCTGCATAGACAGTTACAATGCCAACGACTAAAAGCATCAGAGCTTCTCATCAACAAATATTTATGAATTAACTGgagcgaaaaaaaaaacacatacctgcCCAAATAAGCTCAGGTTTCAAATGAGACTGATCTCAAATAGGACAAGATAAGGATCTTGCTCGAACCACATAAATATGTTTTCCAACCGTTGAAACAAAGCCCTAGAAACGATTTGGGAAAGGCTAACATGCTTTCTGAAGCATGAAGCTTTGCacgtattaaaaaaataaataaaaaaagaaggtgGCGTGTCCTCGGCTACGTACCACAGTGAGGTTTCTGATCTCCTCCATGACTCTGGGCCAGAAAGACTGCAGACTTTGCTGAGCATCGCCTCCAGCGTTAAACGAACCATCTCCAGACATCTTGAGAtctggagaaaaataaagaaacacaaggaTCCCTGTTATTAATACTGATGGGTTTGTTCTTGTAtcgtagggtttttttttttttaactaaaccccCACACTGAAGAATGCAACTGAAGTTTAATATGTAACTTTGCATAGCAAGCATGttctataaaattaaaaaaaaaaaaaatgtattaaagtgtACAGACAGAAGTTGCATCACTGATCACATTTATTCCTGAGCATTTCAGGTGTTTCTGAAATGGGTGACACACTGTACATGACTGCATTTTCCAAAATACACAGTTTTAATCATTGAGATTACGAAATATGGGCACTATGAAAAGAATCGTGTAGTATTCTGCAAATCACGTCCaaacttgtttcattttttttttttctctctcaaacTGGGTGCATCGCAGGGGTGTGGCAGCTCCTAAAATGTTTAAAGAGGTATTTCactgtgagagaaaaaaaaaaactgacaaaagtagGACAGGAGAGATACACCAGtaaaacagacacacacgcacgcacatacacacatatacagctgCTGTTATTTTAAACTCATGTTTAGCTGACAAAGCAAATTCAGCAATTACAGTATATggaaggaaaaaaacacacagaacgcTGTTATCTTTCTTGTTCCTAAGAGCACACCGCTGTGTGAATCTCCACATCCAAGGCGTATCTTTAGCACCAAAGACAGTCGCAGT encodes:
- the nfyc gene encoding nuclear transcription factor Y subunit gamma isoform X1, whose amino-acid sequence is MSGDGSFNAGGDAQQSLQSFWPRVMEEIRNLTVKDFRVQELPLARIKKIMKLDEDVKMISAEAPVLFAKAAQIFITELTLRAWIHTEDNKRRTLQRNDIAMAITKFDQFDFLIDIVPRDELKPPKRQEEVRQSVAPAEPVQYYFTLAQQPGAVQVQGQQQGQQNTGATATLQQGQIIITQPQQGQVLQGAGVQQYQQVQVAQPQTTASSMTSQPVTMQVGEGQQLQIVQAGQGQQAGAAGGQTMQVLQQIITNTGEIQQIPVQLNTGQLQYIRLAQPVSGGQVVQGQIQTLATNAQQLTQTEVQQGQQFSQFTDGQQLYQIQQVTMPAGQELSQPMFIQSSQAADGQATQVTTD
- the nfyc gene encoding nuclear transcription factor Y subunit gamma isoform X4 codes for the protein MSGDGSFNAGGDAQQSLQSFWPRVMEEIRNLTVKDFRVQELPLARIKKIMKLDEDVKMISAEAPVLFAKAAQIFITELTLRAWIHTEDNKRRTLQRNDIAMAITKFDQFDFLIDIVPRDELKPPKRQEEVRQSVAPAEPVQYYFTLAQQPGAVQVQGQQQGQQNTGATATLQQGQIIITQPQQGQSQPVTMQVGEGQQLQIVQAGQGQQAGAAGGQTMQVLQQIITNTGEIQQIPVQLNTGQLQYIRLAQPVSGGQVVQGQIQTLATNAQQLTQTEVQQGQQFSQFTDGQQLYQIQQVTMPAGQELSQPMFIQSSQAADGQATQVTTD
- the nfyc gene encoding nuclear transcription factor Y subunit gamma isoform X3 — its product is MSGDGSFNAGGDAQQSLQSFWPRVMEEIRNLTVKDFRVQELPLARIKKIMKLDEDVKMISAEAPVLFAKAAQIFITELTLRAWIHTEDNKRRTLQRNDIAMAITKFDQFDFLIDIVPRDELKPPKRQEEVRQSVAPAEPVQYYFTLAQQPGAVQVQGQQQGQQNTGATATLQQGQIIITQPQQGQVLQGAGVQQYQQVQVAQPQTTASSMTSQPVTMQVGEGQQLQIVQAGQGQQAGAAGGQTMQVLQQIITNTGEIQQIPVQLNTGQLQYIRLAQPVSGGQVVQGQIQTLATNAQQQLYQIQQVTMPAGQELSQPMFIQSSQAADGQATQVTTD
- the nfyc gene encoding nuclear transcription factor Y subunit gamma isoform X2 → MSGDGSFNAGGDAQQSLQSFWPRVMEEIRNLTVDFRVQELPLARIKKIMKLDEDVKMISAEAPVLFAKAAQIFITELTLRAWIHTEDNKRRTLQRNDIAMAITKFDQFDFLIDIVPRDELKPPKRQEEVRQSVAPAEPVQYYFTLAQQPGAVQVQGQQQGQQNTGATATLQQGQIIITQPQQGQVLQGAGVQQYQQVQVAQPQTTASSMTSQPVTMQVGEGQQLQIVQAGQGQQAGAAGGQTMQVLQQIITNTGEIQQIPVQLNTGQLQYIRLAQPVSGGQVVQGQIQTLATNAQQLTQTEVQQGQQFSQFTDGQQLYQIQQVTMPAGQELSQPMFIQSSQAADGQATQVTTD
- the nfyc gene encoding nuclear transcription factor Y subunit gamma isoform X5, giving the protein MSGDGSFNAGGDAQQSLQSFWPRVMEEIRNLTVDFRVQELPLARIKKIMKLDEDVKMISAEAPVLFAKAAQIFITELTLRAWIHTEDNKRRTLQRNDIAMAITKFDQFDFLIDIVPRDELKPPKRQEEVRQSVAPAEPVQYYFTLAQQPGAVQVQGQQQGQQNTGATATLQQGQIIITQPQQGQSQPVTMQVGEGQQLQIVQAGQGQQAGAAGGQTMQVLQQIITNTGEIQQIPVQLNTGQLQYIRLAQPVSGGQVVQGQIQTLATNAQQLTQTEVQQGQQFSQFTDGQQLYQIQQVTMPAGQELSQPMFIQSSQAADGQATQVTTD